A single genomic interval of Sebastes umbrosus isolate fSebUmb1 chromosome 9, fSebUmb1.pri, whole genome shotgun sequence harbors:
- the LOC119494939 gene encoding caprin-1-like has product MPSVMVGNNAVQSVILDLGNGSNSEAMKQVLAVIDKKVRNMEKKKSKLDDCQARKCKGEQLNQDQLDALTKYQEIANNLDFARELQKSFLALGQEIQKAVKKTARREQLHYEEMEQRRLYFFFCYMHPHPCIHALLYH; this is encoded by the coding sequence ATGCCTTCAGTGATGGTTGGCAACAATGCTGTCCAGTCTGTCATTCTAGACCTGGGAAATGGAAGTAATTCTGAGGCCATGAAACAGGTTCTTGCTGTGATTGACAAGAAGGTTCGCAATATGGAAAAGAAAAAGTCCAAACTGGATGACTGTCAGGCGAGGAAGTGTAAGGGAGAACAACTGAATCAGGATCAGCTGGATGCCTTGACAAAGTACCAAGAGATTGCCAACAACCTTGACTTTGCTCGAGAATTGCAGAAGAGCTTCCTGGCATTGGGTCAAGAGATTCAAAAGGCAGTGAAGAAGACTGCTAGACGGGAGCAGCTGCACTATGAGGAGATGGAACAACGGCGGCTGTACTTCTTCTTTTGCTACATGCACCCACACCCATGCATCCATGCACTCCTATACCACTGA